A stretch of the Melanotaenia boesemani isolate fMelBoe1 chromosome 24, fMelBoe1.pri, whole genome shotgun sequence genome encodes the following:
- the cryaa gene encoding alpha-crystallin A chain, whose amino-acid sequence MDIAIQHPWFRRALGSVYPARLFDQFFGEGMFDYDLFPYTTSTISPYYRQMLFRNLLDSSNSGISEVRSDREKFTVYLDVKHFSPDELNVKVTDDYLEIQGKHGERQDDHGYISREFHRRYRLPSSVDQSAISCTLSADGMLTLTGPKVSGGSESGRSERNIPVTRDDKTNAAPSS is encoded by the exons ATGGATATTGCCATTCAACACCCCTGGTTCAGACGTGCCCTGGGCTCCGTCTACCCTGCCCGACTCTTTGACCAGTTTTTTGGAGAGGGAATGTTTGACTACGACCTCTTCCCCTATACCACTTCCACCATCAGCCCCTATTACAGACAGATGCTGTTCCGAAACCTTTTGGATTCCTCCAACTCCGGCATCTCTGAG GTGAGGTCTGACAGGGAGAAGTTTACAGTCTACCTGGACGTCAAGCACTTCTCTCCCGATGAGCTCAATGTGAAGGTGACTGATGACTATCTGGAGATCCAGGGCAAGCATGGAGAAAGACAG GATGACCACGGTTACATCTCTCGGGAGTTTCATCGCCGCTACCGCCTCCCCTCCAGTGTTGACCAATCAGCAATCAGCTGCACCCTGTCAGCCGATGGTATGCTGACTCTGACCGGGCCTAAGGTCAGCGGGGGGAGCGAATCCGGTCGCAGCGAGCGCAACATCCCCGTCACCCGTGACGACAAGACCAACGCCGCTCCATCCTCCTAG